DNA from Aquificaceae bacterium:
CGTTGGGTATGCCTTCAAAGAGGTCAAGGGGGCTGTGTATTATCTTGGCTTTTCCACTGTTTACGAGGTTTACACATCCGAGCCACCTTTGGCTTGCGGAGTTTCCTATGTATACCCAAAGAGGCTTTTTCTGTTTTACCGCATAGTCCGCAGTTATGAGTGCTCCGCTCTTTTGTCCTGCTTCTGCCACTACCACTGCCTTGGATATAGCACTTATTAGCCTGTTTCTTCTTGGGAAGGTAAACTCCTCTGGGGGTGCATCGGGTAAAAACTCAGACACAAAGACCATGTTCTCTCCTCTTAGCTTTTGGAGATAATGAGGAATATTCAAAATACCCATACCAAGAAAGCAAACACTAAAGCCACCTGCCTGTAGGCACTCTCTGTGGCTATGATAGTCGCATCCTATGGCACCGCCAGAGCTTACTCCATATCCTCTTTGCACCAACTCTCTTACTAACTTACTGATAAACCAGAGGCTTTGTGTGTCTGGCTTTCTTGTGCCAACTATTGCAATAAGGGATGTGTTTTTCAAAGCTCCTGTAAGGAAAAGCACAGGTGGCGGGTCATCTATTTCTTTTAGAAGTGCTGGGTATTCTTGGTCTTCAAGGGTCAGCCACTGAATCTTTTCCCTTTCTACCAGCCTTATGACCTCCTCTGGGTCAAAGGAAAGCTCCTTTTTGAAAAAAGCCTTCGTTTTCTCCTCGCCTAAAAGCTCTCTTATATCTTCGTAGCTTCCAGAAAGGATGCTCTCTGCCTTTCCAAACCTTAGCCAAAGCTTTTTTATAGAAACTTCACCAAGACCCTTTATAGCCTTTAGCAAAAGCCAGTTATACAGCCTTTCCATCCCTTAACCAATTTCCTATAAGTCCTCCAAAACTTTCAAAGAAGGCAGAGATAATAGCTTTGTCTTCCTCAAGCTCTATGCAAAGTTTACCATCACAAAGACCCACCCTTACACCTCTTTTTAGAGCCTCTGGAAAAAGGCTAAAGAGCTTTTGGTTTATCACAGAAGAGACCTGCCACACCTCAGAAAAGGACAGGCTTTGAGTGGAAACGAGAAGCTCATACCCTTCCTCACTGAGCTCAGCACCAAGACTGAGAAGTTGAGCCTCTATGAACTCTTTCAAAGCACACTCGGAGAGAACCTTTACTTTTATTCCCTCTAAGGTCCTTGACCACTGGGACTTTCCACCAGTCTTTTCCAAAAGCCTTATCTCCTCTATAAGCATGCTATCGTCCATGCCTTTACACATATCGTAAACGGTAAGCAGGGCTACGCTTACCGCTGTTAAGGCTTCCATCTCGTAGCCTGTTTTGTTTATGCCTTTAACATAGGAAAAAACCTCTAAATAGTCCTCTCCAAGCTGTGCCTTTATTTCCACATGCTCCAAGCTCACAGGATGGCAAAAGGGCAAAAGCTCTGGAGTTTTCTTTGAAGCCATAATGCCTGCAAGCCTGCAGGCGGAAAGCACATCTCCCTTTGGCACTCTACCCTCTCTTATTGCCTGCACCGTATCCTTTTTTAGTCTTATCCTGCCGTAGGCACTGGCACTCCTAAGGGTCTCAGGCTTTGTGCTAACATCTACGGTTTTCATAATAAAAACTATAAAGCAAAAGCCTATATTTAAAATCATGAAGACCATAAGCAAGGAAGAGCTAAGAGAACTATACTACAAAGACTTTCCACTTTGGGCGGAGATAAACTACGAGCTTTTGAAGGAGAAGGCTTACGAGCTTGTGGACTGGGAAAACCTCTTAGAGGAGATATGGGATATGGGAAGAAGGCACTTGGACTCTGGCATAAGCCAGCTGGCGGTTATCTTGGAGCATCTTTACAAATGGGATAACTTTAGAAACTTGGCTGGGGGAGAAGGTGCAGGGCATGGATGGATAAGGAGTATAGAAAATGCCAGAAGTAGGTTAAGGGCACATTTCAAAAAATACCCAAGCCTTAGGCGTAAACTTCCACAGGAAATTGAAAGTGCGTGGATTGACGCAGTTGCGGAGTTAGAGATATGGCTAAGAGACAATAACTACAACCCAGAGGAATTCCACCT
Protein-coding regions in this window:
- the dprA gene encoding DNA-processing protein DprA yields the protein MERLYNWLLLKAIKGLGEVSIKKLWLRFGKAESILSGSYEDIRELLGEEKTKAFFKKELSFDPEEVIRLVEREKIQWLTLEDQEYPALLKEIDDPPPVLFLTGALKNTSLIAIVGTRKPDTQSLWFISKLVRELVQRGYGVSSGGAIGCDYHSHRECLQAGGFSVCFLGMGILNIPHYLQKLRGENMVFVSEFLPDAPPEEFTFPRRNRLISAISKAVVVAEAGQKSGALITADYAVKQKKPLWVYIGNSASQRWLGCVNLVNSGKAKIIHSPLDLFEGIPNANVQKDPLLDLLSTPKTFDELLLLTGLGYSELSVKLSNLEVQGKVARQGNFYMAL
- the moaC gene encoding cyclic pyranopterin monophosphate synthase MoaC, with translation MKTVDVSTKPETLRSASAYGRIRLKKDTVQAIREGRVPKGDVLSACRLAGIMASKKTPELLPFCHPVSLEHVEIKAQLGEDYLEVFSYVKGINKTGYEMEALTAVSVALLTVYDMCKGMDDSMLIEEIRLLEKTGGKSQWSRTLEGIKVKVLSECALKEFIEAQLLSLGAELSEEGYELLVSTQSLSFSEVWQVSSVINQKLFSLFPEALKRGVRVGLCDGKLCIELEEDKAIISAFFESFGGLIGNWLRDGKAV
- a CDS encoding DUF29 domain-containing protein, which codes for MKTISKEELRELYYKDFPLWAEINYELLKEKAYELVDWENLLEEIWDMGRRHLDSGISQLAVILEHLYKWDNFRNLAGGEGAGHGWIRSIENARSRLRAHFKKYPSLRRKLPQEIESAWIDAVAELEIWLRDNNYNPEEFHLPEECPYTYEEAMTRDLRKEIGNFANEQALLKEPSAKVQK